GGGCGGTGCGCGAGGCCCTCGGCGACGGCGTCGATTTCGTGATCCAACGCGAGCCTCGGGGAAGCGGGCACGCTCTGCTTCAAGCCGTTCCCCGGGTACGCGGCCGCGCCGTCGCGTTCGTCGTCAACGGCGACATGCCGCTCGTCTCCGTTGAAACGCTGCGCGCCCTGCGCCGGGCCGTGCGGGAGGGTGCGGCCGCGGCCATCGCGGCCGGCACCCCCGATCCCACCCCACCGTACGGGCGGATCGTGCGCGACGCGGGCGGGCGCTTTCTGCGGATCGTCGAGCATGTCGACGCGACGCCGGAGGAGGCCGCGGTCCGCGAGGTCAACGCGGGGTTCTACTGCGTTCGCGTCGCGCAAATCGCGGGCGCCCTGCGCCGGGTCCGGCCGGCGAACCGTCAGGGTGAGTACTACCTGCCCGATGCCGTAAACGTCCTCGCCGCGGAGGGGCGCGACATCGCGGTCGTCCCCGTCGATGATCCCGAGGAGCTGGCCGGGGTGAACACCCGCGCGGAGCTCGCCGCCGTCGACGCGATCCTGCGCCGCCGCGTGCTCGGGCGGTTGATGGCCGACGGGGTGACCGTTCTCGACCCCGCGACCACGTTCGTCGACGACACCGTCAAGGTCGGCCGCGACACGGTCCTCCACCCCGGGACGTTTCTGACGGGCCGCACCGTCATCGGCGCGGAGTGCATCGTCGGTCCGGGAGCGCGTCTTCACGACTCGGTGCTCGCCCGGCATGTGCGCGTGTGGGACTCGTGGAT
This genomic interval from bacterium contains the following:
- the glmU gene encoding bifunctional UDP-N-acetylglucosamine diphosphorylase/glucosamine-1-phosphate N-acetyltransferase GlmU, yielding MAQAGGTGQTAAVVLAAGKGTRMRSDLPKVLHPLRGRPMLAYAVDALRRAGVRRPLIVVGPDHRAVREALGDGVDFVIQREPRGSGHALLQAVPRVRGRAVAFVVNGDMPLVSVETLRALRRAVREGAAAAIAAGTPDPTPPYGRIVRDAGGRFLRIVEHVDATPEEAAVREVNAGFYCVRVAQIAGALRRVRPANRQGEYYLPDAVNVLAAEGRDIAVVPVDDPEELAGVNTRAELAAVDAILRRRVLGRLMADGVTVLDPATTFVDDTVKVGRDTVLHPGTFLTGRTVIGAECIVGPGARLHDSVLARHVRVWDSWIEESRIGEGTRIGPFAHLRPGTVVGRGVEIGNFAELKNSRVGDRTKVHHKSYLGDAEIGVDVNIGAGTITCNYGLDRRKHRTTIGDRAYIGSDSMLVAPVRIGREAATGAGSVVTKDVPPRRVAVGVPARVIRSLDGSRPSRGR